Below is a genomic region from Prolixibacteraceae bacterium.
GATCTTTCCTGTCTCTAAACAGGTGAGGAGTGAGGCCAACTTAAATGTCGATCCAGGCTCTATATTACCTGCATTTCCAATGGCATAATTTTGTCTCCCCTCAATTAATCGATCACTCTTGTTTAACTCCAAATTTGAGAGTGCAACAATATCTCCTGTATGTACATCCATGACAATGGCCGATCCCCAATCCGCTTTGGTCTGCATCACTTTGGTGCCAAGGGCATTCTCTACAGCATCCTGAATCTGAATATCAATGGTGGTAACCACATCACTTCCCACCTCTGGCTTTTCAACCAGATTACGAATCCAACCACTCGAAGCACGCTCTTTACGGTAGATGCCCTTTCCTCCTTTCAAGATATCTTGAAAACCCTCTTCCAATCCATATTTACCACTGGCTTGAATCTCTCCATCAAGGTTCTCTCTATTCAGACGACCTATCGTACGACCCAACTTAAAGTTTAGGGGGTAGCTACGCAATGCCTTCTTGCTTACGATCAAACCACTCTTATACTTACTCTGCGAAAAGAAAGGGATGGCACGAATCTTCTCCAATGTGGAGTAGTTCACCTTCTGTTTGGTTAAAGGATAGTAACGGCTACGCTTCTTAAAACCTTTCTGAAGCCATAGCTTATACTGATATGAAGAGCGATCTTTTAAGATCTTACTTAGTTGAGATACTGTTTTTGAGAACTCTTTCTTAAACCCTACACGGTCAAAACCTTCGGTGGCAAAATCAATATGAAGTTCATAAAGGTTGATAGAGACAGCCAAAGGACTACCATCCGAAGCTCGAATATTCCCTCTACGACCATACACCACATGCTCTTTTGAGTCGATGCGACTCTCTAGTTGTCGTATTTCAGACATTTGAGAAAAGATATTCCAGAAACCACCAACAAAGATGCAAAGTGCAATGAAAATCATTGCAAGTACCAATATTCGGAATCGTTGTTTGAAACTACCTTTTCCCATGTGACTTTAAAATCTTTTAATCCTCTTCTTTATCTACATATATAACTCCAGGAACTTCTCTAGATTGCTCTAGATCCAACCCTTGTTGTTTTATCTTATCATACAGTTCACTTGGCCGACCTAACTGTTGTAGCTCTGTCTCCAGCTCTTGTGAAATCATACTCTTGATTGCTATTGAATCTCGGATATGGTCAATCTGAATCAGTACCCGTTCATCCCGATAGCTAAAAATAATGCGCATCAACAGCAAGCCCAACCCGAGAAGGATATAGATGAATTTCTTTCTTATAAGTTGTAAAAAGAGATCTCCCCCTAGAATCTTTGCCAGTAGGGAACCTCTCTTGGTGGCTTTCTTTTGATTCATCCTGCGACTATTTTATAATTCTACACGCTCCGCAATACGTAACTTAGCACTTCGCGATCTAGGATTTATCTTCTGTTCTTCTTCTGTCGGAAGGATCACTTTACGATTTATGGCCTTAAAAGGATTGAAGGTCTTACCAAAGAAATCTTTCTCTGCTTTCCCCTCTGTCTTTCCCTCTTTGATCATATTCTTCACAATACGATCTTCCAAAGAGTGGTATGTAATTACAACCAAACGACCTCCTGGCTTTAATACATTCTGACTCGCATTCATTAGTGCTTCCAAAACTTCCATCTCTTGATTTACTTCGATACGTAATGCTTGGAAAACCTTTGCAAGATACTTATGCTCGATATGTTTGGGAGTACATGACGCAATCATCTCCTTGAACTGTTGAATCGTTTCAATCGGATTATTCTCTCTCTCTTCAACGATAATGCGTGCCAATTTACGTGAGTTCTTTACCTCTCCATATCTCCAGAAGAGACGAGAAAGCTCCTGCTCACTATAGCTATTTACAATCTCTGCAGCCGATGTCTGTCCACTTTGGTTCATTCTCATGTCCAAATTGCCATCAAAACGGAATGAAAATCCACGTTCTGCCACATCAAATTCGTGTGACGAAACACCTAAATCAGCCAAAATGCCATCCACCTTATCAATACCGTAGTAGGCCAAGAAGTTCTGGATATATTTGAAGTTGTGATTAACAAAGATAAAACGATCGTCATCTGGTACATTGGCTTTTGCATCAATGTCTTGATCAAAACCTACCAGCTTGCCTCCAACGAGCTTCTTAAGAATCTCTCTAGAGTGGCCTCCTCCTCCGAAAGTCACATCTACATAAATTCCACCTTCTTTCAGATCCAATCCTTCGATACATTCATCTAACAACACAGGAACATGATATTCGCTCATCTTATATTATCTTATTAAAAATACACAATCAACTATGATACCAACGCTATCTTTTAATGATGGGGATATTTTCTCAAATATAATTTTGTCTAGACATGATAAAAAATGGAGGCATAGCCTTATCCTTGGAGATATTTTTTAACGAAATATAAACAAAATAGAACGGAAGAATAGCCACCAGTTCAATATCGTATTGGTATTAGCACAAAAGTACGAAAATAACTTGGGATGAGTGAAACATTGAGCAGCTTTGCTTTGTCCCTTTTTCAAAAAAAGCAAAAAAATACTCCTGTGTGATCAGAACTAACTTTTAATTTGACATAACATAACGGAATCATTCGGTGAGAGAGTCTCTGTTGAAATAGAGGTAAATGGTTTGTAATGAAAGAGAACACTTCGTAAATGGATATCCTATTAAACCTCCGTAGACCCAAAATGATTACAACAATGTTTGTTGTTAAATTTAGGCCTTATACTAGAGCAATAACCTTCTATTTTATGTAACTATTCATTACTATTAGACCACCAGTTTGTTGGTCTGAAGAGGGTGCTTCTTTGTTCCAAATCCATTGTTATGGCAACATGTACTGTAAGTACTAAACTTTCTAGCCTAGTAAGAAACGCTAGGTGTAGGTGAAAAAACAGAGGAGGAATACAAACCCGCAGGACATAGATTTTTTTATTAATGACTAGTCTTATCCCTGTTTAAATATAGCAATTCTTAGATGACATATTTCCTACAAACCTTCTGCCCAGTAAAGCCGAATCTGTATCTCTATCTTACAACTTAAAGGACAATTGTAAATATAATGTTAAGGAGTATTATTGCCTTTTAAAGTGTTGAATATGATAAAATATTGACAGGTGTAGGGGTCAGGGAAAACGCTTTTAAAACTATTTGATTATCAGGCATTAATTATTACAGAGGAATGCATTCAATAATTTCTCACGGTAGTTGTCATCTAATGTCGACCTTGTAATTTTCTCTTTAAATGAACCTTTTTTTTCTTTACTTTTCCTATCATCAGTCATTTGCATTAGGTTGAGTGCTATTTTATAGATTATACTAAAGTTGGCAGCTGAATTCTCTTTCTTACGCTGTTTATTGTCTTCCCTAAAGATTACATCTAAGCACCAATGAAGATTGTTCTCGATGGCCCAATGCAATCTAATAATACGATTAAATTCCTTAGCACTAGTATTTAGTGATGAAATATAATATCGTGTCTGAACTGTTTCTTTGTCGCTATCCTGATGTATTACACAAGAAGTAACACGAATGAGACTTTGTATACCTTTCCATTTTTCTAGCGTAGAATTCTTCTCAAAGTTTGTTATTATCTCACATATACGAGTCTCAATCCGACCATGACCAACATCCTCTGTAATATTCGAATCATCAACTAGATCTGGATTGAATTGTATCTTTAACTCCTCTTCTGTCTTTTCTTGATTCCCTTTTACCTGTAGAACATAATCTCCTTCTTTATGGATAATCTTTTTTGCTATTTTTGTTTGACATCCCATAGCATCTATTGTAATAACCTTGTCTTTTATCGAAATAAGATCTATTAAATCAGGAATGGCAGTAATTTCATTACTCTTTTTATCTGTGACAAGCTGACTAAGAGAAAGACCCTGTTCCGAAGCGAATGCTGACACGATGTGTACTCCACCTTTTTTACGTTTAGCCGAACCTTTGATACATTTGCCATCGATGCTTATAACACTCTCCTTATTGGTAAAAGAATACTTAGATATCCATTCAGTAAAGCAGTCATTAAAGGCCTCATTATCTATCTTTTGAAATAACTTTGAGATCGTGTCATGGGAGCTTATTCCTTTTTCATAAGGAAAGTATTTCCTTAACCAATCAATTTTAATTTCCCCGAATATTACAATGTCATTATAAGTGTCACGCCCAGATAGTATTGCCGAAATGGTGAGAAATAAAATCTCCAGCATTGGGTAAGTATAATTGCCATTAGTTGTTCTGCGGGGATCAATTAATGAAGAAAAGGATGAAACAAAGTGTTTATCATAATGATATGAAGAATCTGTATACATGGTTTTTTTGAAAGGGAAACCTCCCTTTTGTCATGAATTACCTGAGTCGATAAACAACAAAAGCATAACGTCCTAAATATACGTATTTTTTATGTAAATCTTAAAAGCGTTTTCCCTGGTGTAGGGGTTTGTGTAAATGTGAAAGAGTAATTACATCTGAAACTTTTGTATTCTAAATAGTTAAGTTGTCTTGTAGCTGTTTTTAAGCGTGTTTCGTTATGTAATTATCTTATGTGTAGTGTGTTATGTTGTTGTGTAGAACGGTTGTGTATATCTTATGTTATTTATAACAGAATACTTTTTTTAAGTATCTTTTAATAATAAATTACATTTGCAGACATATAATGATATAGTTTAAAAACAAATTCACACTTACAATGTATTGGCGAGAGAGTATTAAGAAATCGTACCTATTTCTGATTATAAACATAATCATTTGTGCGTTTATCTCAATGAGATATTTAACGCATATAGACTATATCACCGCAATGTCGGGAACGTTTATTGGATTCGCATCCATTGGACACTACTTTAGCATGGTCCTGTTACTATTTATTGGACTGTTCCTGCCGTTAAGTTTGCTCTATAGATTCCCGAAAATACTGAACACCTTGACGGTGATGATTGGAGCCACAATGATTACTATTCTAACGATCGACACTTTTGTCTTTCAGTTATATCGTTTTCATATTAATGGTTTCGTATTGGGATTGCTTTTCGGTGAAGGGGCAGGAGAGATATTTCATATCGGATTAGGGACATACATCACAGGTATATGCTCTATTGGTGGAATTATACTGCTGGAAGTGGGCGCACTATTGCTAGCAAATAAACTAACGAAATTGTTTACTAGAAGGACAGTGAGACGTATCACATGTACAGGGATCGTTCTCCTTCTGGGGGTAAATATAATGTATGCATATGCGGATGCAATGCTCTATAGACCCATAATGAAGGCGAAGCGTGTCTTCCCTCTTTTCTACCCATTGACGGCCAAGTCCTTTCTCTATTCACACTTTATCGACGAGTCGAAAGTGGCAGATGAACCTGAGATCCGCCTGTCTAGTAACAAGAGTCTCGACTACCCTAAAGCGCCAATTAAAACTTCAGCATGTAAGAAAAATATCGTGGTGTTGATGATCGACTCATGGCACTTTGAGTGTATGACAAAGGAGATCACTCCAAACATATACAACTTCTCGAAAGAGAACATGGTCTTCACCCGACACAACAGTGGTAGTAATGCTACTCGTGGTAGTGTCTTTAGTTTATTCTATAGTATCCCTCCATTCTATTGGGATGATATGAAGTCGAGTAGAACATCTCCTGTATTCTTTGATGTCTTGAAAGAGTATAACTACCAAATTCAAACATTTCCGAGTGCAACCTTAAGAAATCCAGCTTTCTATCGTACTGTTTTTCAATCTATCGATGGGCTTAACTTGGAAACCGAAGGGAAGAACTCAAATATCAGAGACGAAAATATTACGAAAAACTTTACACGCTTTCTTAAAACAGAGAGAGATACCGCAAGACCGTTCTTTAGCTTTATCTTCTACGATTCAGCTCACGCGATTGCACACCCAAAAGATTATAAAGGCCCTTTCCAACCTGAATGGGACTATCCAAAATATGAGAAACTTTCAGACCCATCGGTGAAAGAGGAGTATTACAACTTGTACAAAAATAGTGTACACTATATCGATCACCTAACAAAGGACATATTCCAAACATTGAAGGAGAAAGACCTACTGAAGAACACTATTGTGATTGTAACAGGTGACCATGGACAAGAGTTTAACGATAACCATAAGAACTATTGGGGACACGGTGGTAACTTTACCAAATATCAAACCCAAATTCCGATGATCGTACATAACCCAGGGGACACTGCTAAGGTTTACAACCACCTTACCACCCACTATGATATCGTACCTACCCTATTGCAAAATGAATTCAACTGTACTACCGATATCAAAGCCTACTCTGTAGGTGCCAATATGTTCTCCACCCAAAAAAGAGAGCCTATTGTAATGGGAACAAAACTTAATTTTGCATTCGTTGATACCGATCGTATTACCTGTATCGACTACGATGGAACTTACGACATTACCGATTTAAATCTAAATCCAATGGACACTGTTTCTATCGATGCCAAACTGCTGAACGAAACCATGACGACCATCAATCGCTACTATCAACAGTAGAAGATTCGTTTTTTTATAATTCCAATATGGGATGGTCATGCCACTTTCGGCATCACCATCCCTTTTTTAATTCTTGTAGCCAATACCACCTCCACTCTAAACCACCATATCTCATTCCCCCCTCCACACGATGTCTAATAGATACCTCTAAATTTCCTATACATAGCCCAAGGTTTACCTTTATATCCCGTATCTGTGACCTGCTGTTCACCTCTAAATTTCCTATATATAGTCCAATATTCCCCTCTACATTCCGTACACATAGCCCAAGGTTCATTTTGAGATCACGTATATATAATAGAATATGTATTTCTAAATTTAGTATAGCTGCTCTCATGATTATTTCGAAAATATTATTATAAAATACAAATTATACTAGATGTCTCGTTTTTATAAACTGTCTCATTCTCTAGATTCTAAAATGATTCCCATATACCCCTTCAACCCTCTTCCTCCTAACCAACCTCGCACGAACCTCGCACATCTCCCTGACTTAATCCGTCCCTAATCCGTCTCTAGTCCGTCCTTAATCCGTCCTTTGTCCATGGTTCAGCCATGGTTCGTCCATGGTTTGTCCATCGATTTCGGGGTTTTCGATGGCTGAACCATGGATCAATGATGGACAAACCATGGACAAAGGACGGATTAAGGATATATTAACGACGGATTAGGGACGGATTAGGTCAGGGTTTGGTACCTAGGAATCCACTTCTATCCCATAAGTATACCGTTTATGCAGATATTAGAACCTAAAAGAGGATGAAAGAGAGAGTCAATCGTATTCTAACACGACCTATAACAAAGCTCTAACCTGGATTAAATTATCGTACGTCTATCACTATACTTCGATAGAGTGATTCGTTTGAACGAAAACCTTGTCATCGTACCCCATTATTGTCACATGCACTCAAAGTGCTATATTTTCTTGCTCACTAAGAAGGGCTGGTTAATAGATGAAAAAATACAGTAAGGCTGTAAGTCGGACATCATTATATCTCACTCTTTTGATGTTGGTTTTGGGAAGTTTTTGCCAATTTATTGGCGCGCCTTGCGTTCCCAGTGGTTGTAATTATCGTGATTCCACATATGGAATTCCCAAGGAGTGGACTTACAACCTTTCCATGTTGGGGATATCTACTCCTAGTGCTATGAGATGTAGGGCCTTCGGTGCATGGTTGTTGTAAATTCAATGGCTGGTTGGGGTTTCCCTCACGTGCCAATGAATTGCCACAAACTAGGTCTTATTGGATGTGGGGTGGTTGACGTTGGTTTTGGGAAGTTTGTGCCAATTTATTGGCACGTCTTGCGCATCAACTGCTGGGAACGCTGAGCTTCAGCTCGGCTATGTTGGAGTTTACTAGAGGTGAATATCAGGCGATAGATGTTGTTCTATGTATGCTGACACTACATTCGGCTTCATGATGCCGAGCTGGAGCTCAGCGTTCCCAGTGGTTGTAATTATCGTGATCCCACATATGGCAATTCTAGAAATGTTTGGTTTTCGGGTTTGGCAAACGAAGTCTCTATAATGGCTTTAATAGGTATTCTATAGTTGTCTGTTTTCGAGTATGGTCTTAAGTGTTTTTCTGTAACTTGAACCCACAGGTATTGCGTGATTATCAATGATAACAGCCCTTCCATTATATTGTGTTATTCTGTCAATAGAGACTATATAGGATTTGTGAATTCTAATAAAGTTGTAGGGAGCTAATATCTCTTCTAGTGCTTTTAGCGTTTTTAGAGCAAGGTAAAAGTTGTTGCCACATTGGATTTTAGCGTAATCTTTCATCCCTTCGACATAGTCTATATCTGGCACTTCAACTTTGATATATTCATCTCCTTCTTTGATGAAAAATGATGGTGGTACAGTATATTGATTCTCTTCTTCGTTAGATTGCATTCGTTTAGTAAAGCGATCGATCGTTTTACTAAATCGGTTAAATGGAACAGGTTTAAGCAGGTAGTCTAGGACTTCTAAGTCAAAACTTTCTATCGCATAGTTCGAATAGGAGGTGACCATCACGAATTGGGTATGGGTGTTTAAGCTACTTATTAGTTCGGTGCCAAGAAGGTGTGGCATTTCGATATCAACAAAGGCTAAGTCTACATGTTGTGTGTTTAAGTAGGAAAATGCTTCTACAGGATTTTTGAAGCTTTGTAGTAGTTCTATTTGTGGATGACGATCGATATAGTTTTTAATGACATCAATAGCCAACTGTTCATCGTCTACAATTATAGCGGTATATTTTTTCATGTCGTGATTGTTATTTGAAGTGTCGCAAGGTACGA
It encodes:
- the rsmH gene encoding 16S rRNA (cytosine(1402)-N(4))-methyltransferase RsmH, with amino-acid sequence MSEYHVPVLLDECIEGLDLKEGGIYVDVTFGGGGHSREILKKLVGGKLVGFDQDIDAKANVPDDDRFIFVNHNFKYIQNFLAYYGIDKVDGILADLGVSSHEFDVAERGFSFRFDGNLDMRMNQSGQTSAAEIVNSYSEQELSRLFWRYGEVKNSRKLARIIVEERENNPIETIQQFKEMIASCTPKHIEHKYLAKVFQALRIEVNQEMEVLEALMNASQNVLKPGGRLVVITYHSLEDRIVKNMIKEGKTEGKAEKDFFGKTFNPFKAINRKVILPTEEEQKINPRSRSAKLRIAERVEL
- a CDS encoding ISAs1 family transposase, with amino-acid sequence MYTDSSYHYDKHFVSSFSSLIDPRRTTNGNYTYPMLEILFLTISAILSGRDTYNDIVIFGEIKIDWLRKYFPYEKGISSHDTISKLFQKIDNEAFNDCFTEWISKYSFTNKESVISIDGKCIKGSAKRKKGGVHIVSAFASEQGLSLSQLVTDKKSNEITAIPDLIDLISIKDKVITIDAMGCQTKIAKKIIHKEGDYVLQVKGNQEKTEEELKIQFNPDLVDDSNITEDVGHGRIETRICEIITNFEKNSTLEKWKGIQSLIRVTSCVIHQDSDKETVQTRYYISSLNTSAKEFNRIIRLHWAIENNLHWCLDVIFREDNKQRKKENSAANFSIIYKIALNLMQMTDDRKSKEKKGSFKEKITRSTLDDNYREKLLNAFLCNN
- a CDS encoding DUF3413 domain-containing protein, which produces MYWRESIKKSYLFLIINIIICAFISMRYLTHIDYITAMSGTFIGFASIGHYFSMVLLLFIGLFLPLSLLYRFPKILNTLTVMIGATMITILTIDTFVFQLYRFHINGFVLGLLFGEGAGEIFHIGLGTYITGICSIGGIILLEVGALLLANKLTKLFTRRTVRRITCTGIVLLLGVNIMYAYADAMLYRPIMKAKRVFPLFYPLTAKSFLYSHFIDESKVADEPEIRLSSNKSLDYPKAPIKTSACKKNIVVLMIDSWHFECMTKEITPNIYNFSKENMVFTRHNSGSNATRGSVFSLFYSIPPFYWDDMKSSRTSPVFFDVLKEYNYQIQTFPSATLRNPAFYRTVFQSIDGLNLETEGKNSNIRDENITKNFTRFLKTERDTARPFFSFIFYDSAHAIAHPKDYKGPFQPEWDYPKYEKLSDPSVKEEYYNLYKNSVHYIDHLTKDIFQTLKEKDLLKNTIVIVTGDHGQEFNDNHKNYWGHGGNFTKYQTQIPMIVHNPGDTAKVYNHLTTHYDIVPTLLQNEFNCTTDIKAYSVGANMFSTQKREPIVMGTKLNFAFVDTDRITCIDYDGTYDITDLNLNPMDTVSIDAKLLNETMTTINRYYQQ
- a CDS encoding LytTR family DNA-binding domain-containing protein translates to MKKYTAIIVDDEQLAIDVIKNYIDRHPQIELLQSFKNPVEAFSYLNTQHVDLAFVDIEMPHLLGTELISSLNTHTQFVMVTSYSNYAIESFDLEVLDYLLKPVPFNRFSKTIDRFTKRMQSNEEENQYTVPPSFFIKEGDEYIKVEVPDIDYVEGMKDYAKIQCGNNFYLALKTLKALEEILAPYNFIRIHKSYIVSIDRITQYNGRAVIIDNHAIPVGSSYRKTLKTILENRQL